The genomic region TAGCCTGGCTCACTCCGACGGCACGACCGAATCCACCACGCTCACCCAGTATCAGGCGCCGGCTCCCGCCAGCGGCTTCACCACGGCCATGCTCTCCGGCAAGACCTTTATCGAGGGGACCTCCAACACGCTGACCTTCAACGCCAACGGTACCCTCAGCGCCAGCGACACCACAGACACCCTGACCTGGTCCGTCAACTCCTCCGGGCAGGTCCTGGTGCATGACGCCACCGAAAACAGCAACACCACGGTTACCGCGGTCTCGGGGAGCATCGCCACCGTGCTGACCATCTCTCTGGCTCACTCCGACGGCACAAGCGAGTCGAGCACCCTCACCCTCTACGTTGCCCCGACTCCGGCCAGCCCCTTCACCACCGCCATGCTCTCCGGTAAGACCTTCACCGAAGGGACCGCGAACACGCTGACCTTCAACGCCAACGGGACCCTCAGCGCCAGCGACACCACCGACGCCTTGACCTGGTCGGTCAACTCCTCCGGGCAGGTCCTGGTGCACGACGCCACCGAAAACAGCAACACCACGGTCACCGCAGTCTCCGGCAACATCTCCACCGGCCTGGCAATTTCCCTGGCGCACTCGGATGGCACGACCGAGTACAGCACCCTCACCCTCCGGCCCTGACACCGGTCGGGCGTACAGTAGTGCAGTACCAGCCGTCCCTCTTACCGGGGGGCGGCTTTTTCGTCCTCCACCCCCCAGAGCACATCAAGGAAGTTCTTCAGGATCCGCGCCGTGAGCCCCCAGATCTCGTCCTCGCCGTACCGGTAGAAGTACATGGGGTAGTCCTTCCTCCCCTTGTAGTCCCAGTACTCCATCCGGTAGATCTCCGGCTTCACGAAATGGGAAAGCGGCACCTCAATCAGGCGCTCGATCTCGGCATCGTTGACGGTGAGGGGGTAGTTCGCGGGGAAGACGCCGACCACGGGGGTCACCAGGTAGTTGTGGATGGAGTGGCAGTCGTCGAGCTCGCCCAGGATCTCGACGTCGGACGGGGCGATGCCGACCTCCTCCCACGCCTCGCGGCGCGCGGTGTCGGCGCTGTCCAGATCGCCAGGGTCGCAGACGCCGCCGGGAAAGGAGATCTCGCCGCTGTGGTGGGTCAGATGCGGGGTTCTCTTGGTGAAGAGGAGATGGTACTCCCCCTCCTTGGGAAAAAGCGGCAGGAGCACGGCGGCGGGGACGGGCCCCGCCTCCATGGGAACGCGACGGCGCAAGGCGAGGGAGACCTTCAGCCTCTGCTTCAGCTCTCCGGGGTCCCCCGGCAGCTCCTCTGCGCGCCGCCCGATCAGAGCACCGGCTCCTTGGCCTTTTTCTTCAGCTCGGCAATGGTCGCCGCGTAGTCCGGGCTGTTGAAGACGGCGCTGCCGGCCACGAAGACGTCGGCGCCTGCGTGGGAGATGCGGGCTATGTTGTCGGTCTTGACGCCGCCGTCCACCTCGAGCTCCGCCTCGATGCCGCGCCTATCCATCGTGGCGCGCAGGGCCTGGATCTTGGGGATGCAGGCCTCGATGAAGGACTGGCCGCCGAAACCGGGGTTCACCGTCATCAGGAGGATCAGGTCGAGGTCCTCCATCACGTAATCCAGGAGGTTCAAAGGGGTCGCCGGGTTCAGCGAGACGCCGGCCTTTTTGCCCAGCGACTTGATCAGCTGCACGGTGCGGTGCAGGTGGTTGGTCGCCTCGGCGTGGACCACGATGATGTCGGAACCCGCCTTGGCGAAATCCGGGATGTAGCGGTCCGGCGCGTCGATCATCAGGTGCACGTCGAGCGGCAGCGTGGTGACCCGGCGCGCCGCTTCCACGATCAGCGGCCCGATGGTGATGTTGGGGACGAACTGCCCGTCCATGACGTCGATGTGGACGTAGTCGGCGCCGCCGGCCTCGATGGCCTTGATCTCCTCGCCCAGCCGGGCGAAGTCTGCTGAAAGGATGGATGGAGCGATCTTTTTCATAGGGTCTCCTGCGTTTTTTTCTGCGCTTTGCGTCTTTTACCCGGCGCCTACTTCCTCTTCAGGCGCGCCGAGAAGAATCCGTCCATGCCGTCTCTGTGCGGCCAGCTCCTGAAGAAGCCCCGCTCGGTGAAAAGCGGCGCGAACTGCGGGAAGAGCGGGCGCAGGTCCTCGACCATGAACTCCGGGTGCTGCGCGAGGAAGCTGTCCACCACGTACTCGTTTTCCTGGATGCTGGTCGAGCAGGTGGCGTAGAGGATGGTCCCCTTCGGCTCCAGGTACCTGCAGAGGTTTTCCAGGATGCTCACCTGGGTGCGCGCCAGAGACAAAAGGTCGTCTCCTGACTTGCTCCACTTACCCTCGGGGTTGCGCCTGATCACCCCGAGCCCCGAGCAGGGCGCGTCCACCAGGATGCGGTGGAAGGTGACCCCCTTGATGGCGTTGGAGGGGGCGGTGGCGTCCATGGTGAAGGTGCGCACCGAGTTGATCCCCAGGCGGTCGCAGGTCTCCTTGATCATCCTGAGCTTCTTTTGGTTCACGTCGCAGGCGTAGATCTCTCCGGAGTCCTGCATCAGCTGCGCTACCTGGGTGCTCTTGCCTCCCGGGGCGGCGCATGCGTCCAGCACCCGCTCACCCTTGCCCGGCGCGAGGAACAGGGGGGCCAGCTGCGAGGACTCGTCCTGCACCGTGAAGAGCCCCTCCCGGAAGGAGGGAAGCCTGGTGATCTGGCCGGACTGGTTCAGCCGGATGCCGTCGGGGGACCAGGAGGTGGCGCTGCAGCTCACCCCCTCGTCGTTGAGCCTGCGGATCAGCTCGTCGCGGGTGATACGCAGCGTGTTCACCCTCACGGTCAAGGGGGGGGGCTCGGACATGGCCGCGGCCAGTTCCTCCGCGGCTTCGAGACCAAGCTGGTCGCACCACTGCCGGGCGAGCCAGGCGGGGTGGGAGTAGCGGGCGGCGAGGTAGTCGGCGGGGCGCTCGGCGCGGTCTGGGTAGCGTATGGAGTCGCGGCCGCGGTCGGCGTTTCTGAGCACGGCGTTGATGAAGCCCGACGCCCGCGGCGCGAGTTCCTTGGCCAGGTTCACCGTCTCGTTGACGGCGGCCGACACCGGCACCCGGTCCAGGAAGAAGCACTGGTAGATACCCAGGCGCAACAAAAGCCGCACGAAGAGCTCCAGCTTCTCCGGCCTTTGCTTGGAGAACTGGGAGATTATGTAATCGAGCGTCCCCTGTCTGCGCAGCACGCCGTAGACCAGCTCGGTGAGCAGGCCGCGGTCGGCTCCCTTGATGATGTCCTTGGAGAGTTCGTGGTCAATCAGGATGTCCGCGAAGGACTTTTCTTTCTCGATCCGGAGCAGGATATCGAAGGCGGCGCGGCGCGGGTTTTTGCTGGACAAAGAGTACTTCCTTTCAGGCGTGAGGTCTGGGCGAAGCCGGTCTTCATTATATGCATTTCGCCCAAAACTGCAAGCGGTTAGGGGACTTGACATAGTAAAAGGAGGGGCTACCCTTTAGCTTGTCGTTTAATGATAACCGGGAGGAGGGTCTACCATGATAGCCTGGGAATCGGACATGGCAAAAGCGCTCGCGCGGGGGAAGGCCGAGCAAAAGAGCGTGCTGGTTGAGTTTTTCAGCTCAGAGTGCATCGGGTGCAAGCAGATGGAAGAGGTGACCTTCGCCGACCCGGCTGTCGCTAACTTCATTTCCGACCACGTGGTCCCGTTGCGCATCCCGGTAACCAACGCGGCGCATACCTCCGACTACCGGGTCATCTGGACCCCCACCATCATCACCATGGATTACTACGGCAGGGAGCACCAGCGCACCTTGGGCTACCTCCCCCCCGACGAGATGGTGGGCTCCACCCTTCTGGGGATGGGGAAGGTGAGCCTCGACTACGGACAGTTCAGCGAGGCCGTGATCCAGTTCAACACACTTTTGAACGGCTGCCCGGATTGCGCCTCCGCTCCCGAAGCGGTCTACCTGCGCGGAGTGGCGCGCTACAAGACGAGCCAGTCGCCGTCGGCGCTCAAAGAGATATACCAGCAGCTCCTGGCGCAGTACCCCGACAGCGAGTGGACCAAGAGGGCCCAGCCCTTCACGCTGCTTTGATCCTTTCCTCCAAAGCTGGAGCGTTATCTCCTTGGGGGGCGGCAGCCATGCCGCCCCCTTTCTGCATCAACTGGCGGTGAGGCGAAAAAAGCCTCGCCTTTGGCGGCATTTTTCGATGGAGAGATCTTGAGATTCCTGGACCACATCCTCTGGGGGCTGTTGCTACTTTTTCTGATCCTTCTTGCCATGGTCTCCGCAGGGCACGCGCTGATCAACAAGCGCGACCCGCGCTCGGCTCTCGGGTGGATCCTCGCCAGCCTGGCCATCCCGCTTCTGGGCCCGCTCTTTTACTGGGGCATGGGGGTCAACCGCATCTACAGCAGGGCCAGGCGCTGGCACGAAGAGGCCGGGGCACCGCTCCAGCCGCTCCCGCCAGGCTCCCAACCTTCGGCGCCGCTTCCCCCAGAGCTTTCCTACCTGAAGGAGCTGCGCAACCTCTCCGAGCACGTGGTCAGCACCAGGCTTCTCCCCGGCAACAACCTGACGCCGCTGGAAAACGGCGAGGAGGCCTACCCCGCCATGCTGGCCGCCATCGACAGGGCGGAAGGCTCGGTACACCTTTGCACCTACATCTTCGACGGGGACGATACCGGCAAGCGCTTCGTGATGGCGCTCTCCAGGGCTGCCGATCGGGGGGTCGAGGTGCGGGTCATCGTGGACAGCCTGGGGGAGAAGTATTCGAAACCGACGGCGCGGGAACTGCTCAAGGGTTCGGGGGTCAGGTTCCGCCGCTTCCTGCCGCTTAGGCCGGGGGGATACCTGAACCTCAGGATCCACCGCAAGCTGCTGGTGGTGGACGGGAAGATCGCCTTCACCGGCGGGATGAACATCGGCAGCAGGCACCTCGTCTCCAGCCGCCCCCCAGTGGTGAAGGACCTGCACTTCCAGGTGACCGGGCCGGTGGTGGCCGACCTGCAACGGACCTTTCTGGAGGATTGGAGCTTCGCCGGCGGTGCACAGCTCACCGGGCCGCGCTACTACCCCGAGCTGGTGCCGACAGGGAGCGCGCTGGTCCGGGCGGTGAGCGACGGGCCGGACAAGGAATTCAGAAAGCTCAACTGGATCATCCTGGGGGCGCTTTCCTGTGCCAGGAGAAGGGTCACCATCGTAACCCCCTACTTCATCCCCGACCGGCCGCTGATCTCGGCGCTGGTCACCGCAGCGCTCAGGGGGGTGGCCATCACCCTGGTCCTTCCCGAGGTCAACAACCTCCCTTACGTGCAGTGGGCCAGCCGCTCCTACCTTTGGGAGCTGCTGCAGCAGGGTGTACGCATCTTCGCCCAGCCCCCACCCTTCGTCCACACCAAGTTCATGGTGGTTGACCGGAGCTGGAGCCTGATCGGAAGCGCAAACCTCGACCCTAGGAGCTTGAGGCTCAACTTCGAGTTCAACCTCGAGGTGTACGACCTCCAGTTCGCCCGGCTTCTGGAGGAGCACTGCCAGGCGACCCTCGAACTATCCCGGGAGATCACACTCGCCGAGATGGATGGGCGGCCGCTGGCCATCAAGCTGCGGGACGCTGCCGCGAAGCTTTTCTCCCCTTACCTGTAACTCCAAAGGGACCGTTTCCCCCTCCTCGTCGTCGAACAGCGAGACCCGGTCCTTGCCCAGCCTCTTGCTGCGGTACATCGCCTGGTCCGCCTTCTTCACCACGGTCCGCAGGTCCTCGCCGTCGCACGGAAACGAAGCCACACCTGCCGAGAGCGTCCCCTGGACCAGCTCCCCCTCGAAGGAAAAGGGGGTGGTGCTCATGGCGCGGACGATCCTCTCCACGGCACCCACGATCTTTTGCTGCTCCTGCCCAGCGAACATGATGATGAACTCGTCGCCGCCGAACCGCGCCGCCACGTCGCTCTCCCTGATGTTGGAGGCTATGATGCGCGCCGTCCATTTGATCAGCTCCGTCCCCGCCAGATGCCCGTGCCGGTCGTTTATCTGCTTCAGGTTGTCCGCGTCCAGCATACAGATGGAGAAGGGGGTGCCGTAGCGCTTGGAGATCTTCTCCTGCTGCAGCGCAAGCGCCTCGAAACTGCGCATGTTGTTGAGCTGGGTGAGGTCGTCGGTCAAGGAGAGCCGCTCCACCTCGGCGCGCGCGCTCTCCGCCTCGCCCCGCAGGAGCGCCCCCAGGTGGGCGATGAGGATGAAGGGGAACACCTTGATGACGTGCCCGCCGATGTCGTACCAAAAGCTCGGGGAATCAAAGGCGGCGAGCAAGGTGTAGAGGGCGATGGTGAGACCGGTCATGATGAAGGTGATCCCGCGCCCCAGGGTGAGCGAGGTCGCCATCAGGATCAGGTAGAGAACGGATATGAAGGGACTGGAGGTCTTGCCGGTGAACCAGCTGATGGCGACGGCGTAGAGAAGCAGCAGGATCAGGTCCAGGAGGATCTTCGTTTCTCCCTGCCGCAACAGGAACCGCGCAGCCGCCTTGTAGAGGACAAGCCCAAGGGAGCAGAAAAGCACCACGACAGGGGTCTTGTGATCGACGTGGAGCAGCGAGATATCGAGCAGCACCAGCGCTACCAGGAGCCAGGTTATGACACCCAGGACCCGGTCATGGCCTGCGTACCTGGCCATCGTATCTGCACTGACCCACTCCTTTTTCTCGATCATCCAGGCCGCCTCTTACCGATCATTAGACAGGAGATTCTCCTGACCTTTGAAGCGTATCGGCGGATATCAAGAAAACTAAATGTCTTTCCTGATCATTTATGCCCCCGGAGTGTGCGCCCGCCGAAGGCGCCGAGCAGAACCAGGAAGTTGACCAGCACGATGGTCGCACCGGCGGGGAGGTTCAGCGCGAAGGAAAGCGAAATCCCGACGATCACGGTCACCACGCCGATCACCGCCGCGGTGACGATGGCCGCCTTGAACCCCTTGGCGATCTGCAGCGCGGACACCGCCGGGATTATCAGGAGCGCCGAAATGAGCATGATCCCGACCACCTTCATGGCGAGGACCACGGTCAGGGCCGTCATCAGCACCAAAACCGAGTTGATCCGTTCCGTGTTGAGGCCGGAACTCTTGGCGAGGTCCTCGTCGAAGGTGCTGGCGAAGAGTTCGTTGTAGAACATCACCACGGAGGCGATGACGATGACGAAGAGCAAAGCGGCTATCACCAGTTCGCTGGTGCTGATGGAGAGGATGTTCCCGAACAGGTAGCTGAAGAGGTCGACGTTGAAGCCCCCGGCGACGCTTGCCAGCATGACGCCGGTGGCGATACCGATGGCCGAGACGATGCCGATGGCGGCGTCGCCGTAAATCCTCGCCTTTTGCGCCAGTTTCAGGATCCCCATGGACGAGGCGAGCACCACCGGGATGATGGCAAGGGTAAGGTAGACCGACTGCAGCCTGAAAAGCAGCGCCAGCGCCACGCTGCCGAAGGTGACGTGGGCCAGGCCGTCGCCGATCAGGGACAGGCGGCGCAGCACGAGGAAGACCCCGAGCACCGAGCAGAGGATGGCGATCAGCGAGCCGCCGATAAGCGCCCTCTGCATGAAGCCGTAGCTGAGCATTTCCGTTATTAGCATCAAAACCTCGGAGAATCAGGGGCCAGGGGCTGGGGGCCAGGGGCTGAAACCCAAGTCCGCCCATCCTGTTGCCCGAGTTCTCATCACTCGTTCGTTCATCTACAGCCGTGGCGCCGGACTTGTGCTTGCCAGCCCCCAGTCCCTAGCCCCTAGCCCCTGCCTTCCCCCCTAGCCCCTGCCTTAATGCCTGTGGCAGACCAGGTGTTGGCCGTGCTCCCCGAAGAACCCCGTCATCTCGCTCGAGTTGCAGAAGTCGTCGAAATCGCCGTAGAAGATCACCTTCTTGTCCAGGTAGAGCAGGTGGGAGGCGTACTTCCCTATGGTGGCCGTGTCGTGGGTCACCAGCAGCACGGTCGACTTCCGCTCTCTGTTCATCTCGAAGGTGAGCTTGTAGAAGCTTTCGCGGGTTTCGGGGTCGAGGGCGGTGGTAGGCTCGTCCAGGATCAGGAGCTCCGGGTCGTTCACCAGCGCCCGGGCCAGGAGCACGCGCTGCCTGAGCCCCCCCGAAAGCTCGCC from Citrifermentans bremense harbors:
- a CDS encoding NUDIX hydrolase — encoded protein: MRRRVPMEAGPVPAAVLLPLFPKEGEYHLLFTKRTPHLTHHSGEISFPGGVCDPGDLDSADTARREAWEEVGIAPSDVEILGELDDCHSIHNYLVTPVVGVFPANYPLTVNDAEIERLIEVPLSHFVKPEIYRMEYWDYKGRKDYPMYFYRYGEDEIWGLTARILKNFLDVLWGVEDEKAAPR
- the rsmB gene encoding 16S rRNA (cytosine(967)-C(5))-methyltransferase RsmB, translated to MSSKNPRRAAFDILLRIEKEKSFADILIDHELSKDIIKGADRGLLTELVYGVLRRQGTLDYIISQFSKQRPEKLELFVRLLLRLGIYQCFFLDRVPVSAAVNETVNLAKELAPRASGFINAVLRNADRGRDSIRYPDRAERPADYLAARYSHPAWLARQWCDQLGLEAAEELAAAMSEPPPLTVRVNTLRITRDELIRRLNDEGVSCSATSWSPDGIRLNQSGQITRLPSFREGLFTVQDESSQLAPLFLAPGKGERVLDACAAPGGKSTQVAQLMQDSGEIYACDVNQKKLRMIKETCDRLGINSVRTFTMDATAPSNAIKGVTFHRILVDAPCSGLGVIRRNPEGKWSKSGDDLLSLARTQVSILENLCRYLEPKGTILYATCSTSIQENEYVVDSFLAQHPEFMVEDLRPLFPQFAPLFTERGFFRSWPHRDGMDGFFSARLKRK
- a CDS encoding phospholipase D-like domain-containing protein gives rise to the protein MRFLDHILWGLLLLFLILLAMVSAGHALINKRDPRSALGWILASLAIPLLGPLFYWGMGVNRIYSRARRWHEEAGAPLQPLPPGSQPSAPLPPELSYLKELRNLSEHVVSTRLLPGNNLTPLENGEEAYPAMLAAIDRAEGSVHLCTYIFDGDDTGKRFVMALSRAADRGVEVRVIVDSLGEKYSKPTARELLKGSGVRFRRFLPLRPGGYLNLRIHRKLLVVDGKIAFTGGMNIGSRHLVSSRPPVVKDLHFQVTGPVVADLQRTFLEDWSFAGGAQLTGPRYYPELVPTGSALVRAVSDGPDKEFRKLNWIILGALSCARRRVTIVTPYFIPDRPLISALVTAALRGVAITLVLPEVNNLPYVQWASRSYLWELLQQGVRIFAQPPPFVHTKFMVVDRSWSLIGSANLDPRSLRLNFEFNLEVYDLQFARLLEEHCQATLELSREITLAEMDGRPLAIKLRDAAAKLFSPYL
- a CDS encoding metal ABC transporter permease; this translates as MLITEMLSYGFMQRALIGGSLIAILCSVLGVFLVLRRLSLIGDGLAHVTFGSVALALLFRLQSVYLTLAIIPVVLASSMGILKLAQKARIYGDAAIGIVSAIGIATGVMLASVAGGFNVDLFSYLFGNILSISTSELVIAALLFVIVIASVVMFYNELFASTFDEDLAKSSGLNTERINSVLVLMTALTVVLAMKVVGIMLISALLIIPAVSALQIAKGFKAAIVTAAVIGVVTVIVGISLSFALNLPAGATIVLVNFLVLLGAFGGRTLRGHK
- a CDS encoding thioredoxin fold domain-containing protein, whose protein sequence is MIAWESDMAKALARGKAEQKSVLVEFFSSECIGCKQMEEVTFADPAVANFISDHVVPLRIPVTNAAHTSDYRVIWTPTIITMDYYGREHQRTLGYLPPDEMVGSTLLGMGKVSLDYGQFSEAVIQFNTLLNGCPDCASAPEAVYLRGVARYKTSQSPSALKEIYQQLLAQYPDSEWTKRAQPFTLL
- the rpe gene encoding ribulose-phosphate 3-epimerase translates to MKKIAPSILSADFARLGEEIKAIEAGGADYVHIDVMDGQFVPNITIGPLIVEAARRVTTLPLDVHLMIDAPDRYIPDFAKAGSDIIVVHAEATNHLHRTVQLIKSLGKKAGVSLNPATPLNLLDYVMEDLDLILLMTVNPGFGGQSFIEACIPKIQALRATMDRRGIEAELEVDGGVKTDNIARISHAGADVFVAGSAVFNSPDYAATIAELKKKAKEPVL
- a CDS encoding GGDEF domain-containing protein; amino-acid sequence: MIEKKEWVSADTMARYAGHDRVLGVITWLLVALVLLDISLLHVDHKTPVVVLFCSLGLVLYKAAARFLLRQGETKILLDLILLLLYAVAISWFTGKTSSPFISVLYLILMATSLTLGRGITFIMTGLTIALYTLLAAFDSPSFWYDIGGHVIKVFPFILIAHLGALLRGEAESARAEVERLSLTDDLTQLNNMRSFEALALQQEKISKRYGTPFSICMLDADNLKQINDRHGHLAGTELIKWTARIIASNIRESDVAARFGGDEFIIMFAGQEQQKIVGAVERIVRAMSTTPFSFEGELVQGTLSAGVASFPCDGEDLRTVVKKADQAMYRSKRLGKDRVSLFDDEEGETVPLELQVRGEKLRGSVPQLDGQRPPIHLGECDLPG